Within the Synergistaceae bacterium genome, the region GCGTACTGGAATTCTTACAGTATCCGCAACGACAAAAGCGGGAATCGTCTTTGCGAAGATATGCGGATTGTTTATCTGGAACTGCCGAAGTTTTTGAGGCAACTGGGGCAGGAGTTTCCCGCAAACGGACTTGAGAGATGGCTGTTGTATTTCTGCAACGAGGGAGGCACGCGAATGAGTAAAGTGATGGAGGAAGATAAAATCCTGACGCTGGCGAAAGAGCTTGAGACTTCTTTTTGGGCGAATGAAGAGGAAAAAGAAATGTACTTCCGGCGTCAGCGCGCATTGATGGATGCATACAGCGCCGAGCATACATATGAATATTTATTGGCGGAAAAAGAAGCTCAGGCCGAGGCAAGAGGAGAACTCAGAGGGAAAATAGAAGGGGAAATAAAAGGAAAAATAGAGGGAAGAATAGAAGGGATAGAAGAGGGCGTGACAAGAGTCGCCCGCAATTTTCTGCGGTTAGGGGCGGATATTGATCAAATCGCGCAGGCAAGCGGTCTGTCTGCGGAAGAGATAGAAAAACTGCGTTGATTTTCTCCAACATCGTATAACGGGCGGGTTGGAGCACAAAATTTTTCACAGCGGGTCGATAAATGTCTATCGGCTCGTCTTTTGTATTCCTTTTTCACATTTCCTGACATCAGCGTCCAGCAGTCAGCAAAATCCCTGGTGCGCGGGCCATCCTCCGGAGGCGTTTTTTCCGTGGTATTATAATAAAATATTATTATTATTTTATATGCAGTTAAAATAGAATGACAAATTGAGGGAGTGACCTAATGGTGCTTCGCAGTTCCGTGAACCTGCGAGAGGCGGAAAGTGGCCTTGCGCGCGCGCTGTTCAAGGGTATGGGGTATTCGGGGGAGGAACTGAATGGCCGCCCGATGATTGGAATCGCGAATTCCTGGAGTACGCTCGTTCCGGGGCATTCAAATTTGCAGGAGCTGGCGCGTTTCGTCGAGCGGGGCATTTACAGCGCGGGGGGAACCGCCGTGGAGTTCGGCGTCATTTCCGCCTGCGACGGAATCGCTCAGGGCCATGACGGGATGAAATATATCCTGCCGTCCCGGGAGATCATCTGCAATTCCATCGAAATCGAGGCTCAGGCTCATTGTCTTGACGGACTGGTGCTGCTGGGGTCCTGCGACAAGATCGTCCCGGCGATGCTCATGGCCGCGGTCCGGCTGGATATTCCCTGCATCGTCGTGGGGGCGGGGCCCATGCTCGGCGGCAACGTTTTCGACGGGCGCAAAACGGACTCCACGTCCAACGACGAGGCGCTGGGTATGCTGAAGGCGGGGCGCATAAAGAAGGAAATGCTGGCGGAAATCGAGGACACCAGCTGCCCCGGCTGCGGAGCCTGCTCGTTTCTGGGAACGGCCAACTCCATGGGCTGCGTGACAGAAGCTCTGGGCATGTCCCTCACCGGAAGCGCTCTCGTTCCGGCGGTGTGGGCGGAGCGGCGGAGAATCGCCTTCGCCTCGGGGGCGCAGGTTTGCCGGCTGGTCGAACGGGGCCTGACCCCCAGGGCCATCGTCACTCCCGCGGCCATCCGCAACGCCATAAGGATCGTACATGCGATCAGCGCCTCCACCAACACCGTGCTGCACCTGAGCGCCGTGGCTCACGAAGCGGAAATCGACATGAACGTGGTGGACGAATTCGCGCGCCTTGGGGCGGAAACCCCTCACATCGCGAAGGTCAACCCGGCGGCGAAGTGGGACATGGAAGATTTCCATCGCGCCGGAGGCATACCGCGGGTCATGAACGAGCTGGGAGACCTGCTGGACACCTCCGTTTTGACCTGCACGGGAAAGCCCCTGGCCGAGAACCTCAAAAGTTACCAGTTCCTTTACGCTCCCAATGATGAAGTCATTAAAACGAGACAGGCGCCCTTCAGCCCCACGGGAGGAATTGCCGTGCTTCGGGGCAACCTGGCGCCGGATTCCGGAATAACGAAACCGGGCGCCTTCGCCCCGCATCTGAGGGTTTTTTCCGGCCCTGCCAAAGTTTTTGACTGCGAGGAAGACGCCAACGAAGCCATTCTTGCCGGAAAAATTCAGGACGGCGACGTGGTCGTCATCCGCTACGAGGGACCCAAGGGCGGCCCCGGCATGAGGGAAATGTACAAGGCCATGAAGTATCTCTACGGACGGGGGCTCAACGAAACCACGGCTCTCGTGACGGACGGGCGTTTTTCGGGGACGAACAACGGCTGTTTCGTGGGGCACATTTCCCCCGAGGCTGCGGAGGGCGGCCCCATCGCCCTCATCGAAAACGGGGACGTCATCAAAATCGACGTTCC harbors:
- a CDS encoding PD-(D/E)XK nuclease family transposase, which gives rise to MRNDKSGNRLCEDMRIVYLELPKFLRQLGQEFPANGLERWLLYFCNEGGTRMSKVMEEDKILTLAKELETSFWANEEEKEMYFRRQRALMDAYSAEHTYEYLLAEKEAQAEARGELRGKIEGEIKGKIEGRIEGIEEGVTRVARNFLRLGADIDQIAQASGLSAEEIEKLR
- the ilvD gene encoding dihydroxy-acid dehydratase codes for the protein MVLRSSVNLREAESGLARALFKGMGYSGEELNGRPMIGIANSWSTLVPGHSNLQELARFVERGIYSAGGTAVEFGVISACDGIAQGHDGMKYILPSREIICNSIEIEAQAHCLDGLVLLGSCDKIVPAMLMAAVRLDIPCIVVGAGPMLGGNVFDGRKTDSTSNDEALGMLKAGRIKKEMLAEIEDTSCPGCGACSFLGTANSMGCVTEALGMSLTGSALVPAVWAERRRIAFASGAQVCRLVERGLTPRAIVTPAAIRNAIRIVHAISASTNTVLHLSAVAHEAEIDMNVVDEFARLGAETPHIAKVNPAAKWDMEDFHRAGGIPRVMNELGDLLDTSVLTCTGKPLAENLKSYQFLYAPNDEVIKTRQAPFSPTGGIAVLRGNLAPDSGITKPGAFAPHLRVFSGPAKVFDCEEDANEAILAGKIQDGDVVVIRYEGPKGGPGMREMYKAMKYLYGRGLNETTALVTDGRFSGTNNGCFVGHISPEAAEGGPIALIENGDVIKIDVPAGTITLEVSEEELARRKSRWSLPPKEIPRGYLRVYSRLASSASRGAVIL